Proteins co-encoded in one Lineus longissimus chromosome 11, tnLinLong1.2, whole genome shotgun sequence genomic window:
- the LOC135495273 gene encoding uncharacterized protein LOC135495273, with protein MGMNQVYTYIYEHCVKHSMTRVIDELHKKSNCSSFLAKVSEPSLLIASIHSIIVNASLDHDTIKLLLDSVELLGQQFGEQCAEEFSPKKFLNLIHYIKALLVTNIILDEEIAVDEKVDELNKYFPADDDSPQSPAISPFDLNRVNYKRTQFRCYCLFFLASNKEPNNFLTPGQHQRMKGKVIQPAKYLIETVRGRLPETFIEKFCKKPPSARREMTFPNPVVRELLFEIHN; from the exons ATGGGGATGAACCAGGTTTATACCTACATTTATGAACATTGTGTGAAACACTCGATGACAAGGGTGATTGATG aattacacaagaaaagTAATTGTTCGTCTTTCCTCGCCAAAGTCTCCGAACCGTCTCTACTCATCGCCAGCATCCACTCCATCATAGTGAATGCCTCTCTCGACCATGACACGATTAAGCTACTTCTGGACAGTGTGGAATTGCTGGGCCAACAATTTGGGGAACAATGTGCAGAGGAATTTTCGCCAAAGAAGTTCCTGAATCTTATTCACTACATCAAGGCTCTG CTGGTCACAAATATCATTCTCGATGAAGAGATCGCTGTGGATGAAAAAGTCGATGAGTTGAACAAGTATTTCCCGGCAGATGATGATTCTCCTCAATCTCCAGCTATC TCACCCTTTGACCTAAATAGAGTCAACTACAAGCGCACACAGTTCCGTTGCTACTGCCTTTTCTTCCTTGCCAGCAATAAAGAACCCAACAACTTCCTAACCCCAGGCCAGCATCAACGAATGAAGGGAAAAGTCATACAGCCTGCTAAATATTTGATTGAGACCGTAAGGGGGAGACTCCCTGAAACATTTATTGAAAAG ttttgcaaGAAACCACCATCAGCAAGGCGAGAAATGACTTTTCCGAACCCAGTTGTCAGAGAGTTACTCTTTGAAAT TCATAATTAA